One Halomonas sp. M4R1S46 genomic window carries:
- a CDS encoding AraC family transcriptional regulator produces MTLAPHASPRRRIATLIHEPADACRWMRGINGPHRLEVPRPRDLAFRHEGTALGNVAIGIIEYATRVTIKVDDLAQSYSISLPLSGEQHIEYARQEFASDTRVGAIISPHQPLHLNIGEDCRKQLVRLSREAVHHRLGQLLGRKVTAPVIFDPRMPLEGHLGDWWKMVAHLQELLGAEGSLCDLPEVWGNFENSLITSLLYAQPHNYSGELLGRQQERPGYLDQLDAMMRESLDQPLTLEDLEKLSGVSRERLYQDFHAHFGAAPIAHFRNLRFDWVKRRLEHAGPRESVSSIAMDCGFLQLGRFSRDYQKRFGERPSQAIGRFAGQGEIVRH; encoded by the coding sequence ATGACACTCGCGCCCCACGCATCGCCCCGGCGCAGGATCGCCACCCTGATCCACGAGCCCGCCGACGCCTGTCGCTGGATGCGCGGCATCAATGGCCCCCACCGGCTCGAGGTACCCCGGCCCCGCGACCTGGCCTTCCGCCACGAGGGCACGGCGCTCGGCAACGTGGCCATCGGCATCATCGAGTACGCGACCCGGGTCACCATCAAGGTCGACGACCTGGCCCAGAGCTACAGCATCAGCCTGCCGCTGTCCGGCGAGCAGCACATCGAGTATGCGCGCCAGGAATTCGCCTCGGACACCCGAGTGGGAGCCATCATCTCGCCCCACCAGCCGCTGCACCTGAACATCGGCGAGGACTGCCGCAAGCAGCTGGTACGGCTGTCCCGCGAGGCCGTGCATCACCGTCTCGGCCAGTTGCTCGGGCGGAAGGTGACGGCGCCGGTGATCTTCGACCCGCGGATGCCCCTCGAGGGCCATCTCGGCGACTGGTGGAAAATGGTCGCCCACCTGCAGGAGCTGCTCGGCGCCGAGGGCTCGCTGTGCGACCTTCCCGAGGTGTGGGGCAACTTCGAGAACAGCCTGATCACCAGCCTGCTCTATGCTCAGCCCCACAACTATTCGGGAGAGCTGCTCGGCCGCCAGCAGGAGCGTCCGGGCTACCTCGACCAGCTCGACGCGATGATGCGCGAGTCCCTCGACCAGCCGCTCACGCTGGAAGATCTCGAGAAGCTCTCCGGCGTCTCCCGGGAGCGCCTCTACCAGGACTTCCATGCCCACTTCGGCGCCGCGCCCATCGCCCACTTCCGCAACCTGCGCTTCGACTGGGTGAAACGCCGCCTCGAGCACGCCGGCCCGCGGGAGAGCGTCTCCAGCATCGCCATGGACTGCGGCTTCCTGCAGCTCGGCCGCTTCTCCAGGGACTACCAGAAGCGCTTCGGCGAGCGGCCCTCCCAGGCCATCGGCCGGTTCGCCGGACAGGGCGAGATCGTTCGGCACTGA
- a CDS encoding LysR family transcriptional regulator: protein MHDSGKGISRNEKPASSRVNWNDARAFLAVARLGTLSGAASTLGVGVATLARRIERLETTMKVPLFVRQQSGYRLTAEGEALVPRAEALEAAGNAFASGVEDGSSMRGRVGLATAENLATRLILPALQTFRERYPGLAIDLVTDISTANLHRRDADLAIRMVKPERGNVSFRRLGTLGYGLYASADYLARRGAESEADGFDDDAFITWNERQAHLPAAQWVARILQGRVPALTTTSLHTQVVAASAGLGLAVLPHLIARDTGLVCLDADLGVEQDIYLVIQTDLSRAPRVRALADFLGELVIDHRERLEAPGH, encoded by the coding sequence ATGCACGACTCCGGAAAGGGGATTTCCAGGAATGAAAAGCCCGCCTCGAGCCGGGTCAACTGGAACGATGCCCGCGCCTTTCTCGCCGTGGCGCGTCTCGGCACCTTGAGCGGCGCGGCGTCGACGCTCGGTGTGGGCGTGGCGACCCTGGCGCGACGCATCGAGCGCCTGGAAACGACCATGAAGGTGCCGCTCTTCGTCCGCCAGCAGTCGGGCTATCGGCTCACCGCGGAAGGGGAAGCTCTCGTCCCCAGGGCCGAGGCCCTCGAGGCCGCTGGTAATGCCTTCGCCTCGGGCGTTGAAGACGGGAGTTCGATGAGGGGGCGGGTCGGATTGGCCACCGCCGAGAACCTGGCGACCCGCCTGATCCTGCCGGCCCTGCAGACGTTCCGGGAGCGCTATCCCGGCCTTGCGATCGATCTCGTCACGGATATCTCGACCGCCAACCTGCATCGCCGGGACGCCGATCTGGCCATCCGCATGGTCAAGCCCGAGCGGGGCAACGTGTCGTTCAGGCGGCTGGGCACCCTGGGCTATGGGCTCTATGCCAGCGCCGACTACCTGGCGCGGCGCGGGGCCGAATCTGAAGCGGACGGTTTCGACGACGATGCCTTTATCACCTGGAATGAGCGGCAAGCCCACCTGCCCGCCGCCCAGTGGGTGGCACGTATCCTCCAGGGACGAGTTCCCGCGCTCACCACGACATCGCTCCACACCCAGGTCGTGGCGGCCTCGGCGGGGCTCGGGCTGGCAGTGCTCCCGCACCTGATTGCGCGTGATACCGGCCTGGTCTGCCTCGATGCGGACCTCGGCGTCGAGCAGGACATCTATCTGGTCATCCAGACCGACCTGTCGCGCGCGCCGCGCGTCCGGGCGCTGGCCGACTTCCTCGGCGAGCTGGTCATCGATCATCGCGAGCGGCTGGAAGCGCCAGGGCACTGA
- a CDS encoding carboxymuconolactone decarboxylase family protein has protein sequence MSDAHSRRRDDALALLARLEPSAPARVARNLDDFDPDATEILLGFAFADVVSRDNLDLKTREMLTVAMLGAMGTAPGQLEFHMRAALHTGVTRDELVEIVMQVAVYAGIPAAMNAMTAAKAAFVAQDAKR, from the coding sequence ATGAGCGATGCTCATTCCCGTCGCCGCGACGACGCCCTGGCCCTGCTGGCGCGCCTGGAGCCGAGCGCCCCGGCCAGGGTCGCGCGCAACCTGGACGACTTTGATCCCGACGCCACCGAGATCCTGCTGGGCTTCGCCTTCGCCGATGTCGTCTCCCGCGACAACCTCGACCTCAAGACTCGCGAGATGCTGACGGTGGCGATGCTCGGCGCCATGGGCACCGCGCCGGGCCAGCTGGAATTCCATATGCGCGCGGCGCTGCACACCGGGGTGACCCGCGATGAGCTGGTCGAGATCGTCATGCAGGTGGCGGTGTATGCCGGCATTCCCGCGGCGATGAACGCGATGACCGCCGCCAAGGCGGCCTTCGTGGCACAGGACGCGAAGCGCTGA
- a CDS encoding metallophosphoesterase family protein has product MDTERFELDAPIGVIADTHGTLRDEALALLEGCGLIVHLGDVGGRAQDEAILARLAELAPLFAVRGNVDTAPWAERLPWHRELVVNGWRLHLVHDIAAFDPATPCDAVLHGHSHKARNEWRDGRLWFNPGGAGRRRFSLPLTLGQLWADETALRGAILHLPL; this is encoded by the coding sequence ATGGATACCGAGCGTTTCGAGCTCGACGCCCCGATCGGCGTGATCGCCGACACCCACGGCACCCTGCGCGACGAGGCACTGGCGCTGCTCGAGGGCTGCGGGCTGATCGTGCATCTCGGCGACGTGGGCGGCCGGGCGCAAGACGAGGCGATCCTCGCGCGGCTCGCCGAGCTGGCGCCGCTCTTCGCCGTGCGCGGCAACGTCGACACCGCGCCCTGGGCCGAGCGGCTGCCCTGGCACCGGGAGCTGGTGGTCAACGGCTGGCGGCTGCACCTGGTGCACGATATTGCCGCCTTCGATCCCGCCACGCCCTGCGACGCCGTGCTCCACGGCCACTCCCACAAGGCGCGCAACGAATGGCGCGACGGCCGGCTGTGGTTCAACCCCGGCGGCGCAGGCCGGCGCCGTTTCTCGCTGCCGCTGACCCTGGGCCAGCTGTGGGCCGACGAGACGGCCCTGCGCGGCGCCATCCTGCACCTACCGCTGTAG
- a CDS encoding TetR/AcrR family transcriptional regulator, translating into MAKRDDILATATRLFGEYGYHAVGVDRIRDEAGVSKMTLYHHFAGKEALVEAVLAQRHERFMASLTEAVESAGTAEARLRAVFDWHARWFASEHFHGCMFLKATEEYAREPASLLALSRRHKAGVKELVEDILAELRGEAAPGLARLVQVTLDGMIVNAYLFGPDAVDDAWAALAPLLGLDSRPLNREGEADWTRP; encoded by the coding sequence ATGGCCAAGCGCGATGACATCCTGGCGACGGCGACCCGGCTGTTCGGGGAGTACGGCTATCACGCGGTCGGTGTGGACCGGATCCGCGACGAGGCCGGGGTCTCGAAGATGACGCTCTATCACCACTTCGCCGGCAAGGAGGCGCTGGTGGAGGCGGTGCTGGCCCAGCGTCACGAACGCTTCATGGCCTCCCTCACCGAGGCGGTCGAGTCGGCGGGCACGGCGGAGGCACGGCTGCGTGCCGTCTTCGACTGGCATGCCCGCTGGTTCGCCTCCGAACACTTCCACGGCTGCATGTTCCTCAAGGCGACCGAGGAATACGCCCGGGAACCGGCCTCCCTGCTGGCGCTCTCGCGGCGGCACAAGGCCGGGGTGAAGGAGCTGGTCGAGGACATCCTCGCCGAGCTGCGGGGTGAGGCGGCGCCGGGGCTGGCGCGTCTCGTCCAGGTGACGCTGGACGGCATGATCGTCAACGCTTACCTGTTCGGGCCGGATGCCGTGGACGACGCCTGGGCGGCGCTGGCGCCCCTGCTGGGGCTGGATAGCCGGCCATTGAACCGCGAGGGCGAGGCGGACTGGACGCGCCCCTGA
- a CDS encoding DMT family transporter — MQASALMVLFCLALGFQQVAIKMVAMDISPLAQIALRSSLAALLVVALACRQGIRLADIRAHLGPGMLVGLGFTAEFVFVAWGLNYTLASHMSVFLYTAPVFAALGLHLLVPGEQLTRRQWTGVGLAFGGMVLAMAPATDIENAADILRGDILGLLAGLSWAATTLVIRRSSLSEAPPVQTLCYQLAIAGLLLLPATALLGDLGRLQATGAVVASLAFQTLVISLAALLLWFALLRRYFASQLGSFSFLSPVFGVLFGALLLGEPLTINFLVGGLALLIGLLVVTR; from the coding sequence ATGCAGGCCAGTGCCTTGATGGTGCTGTTCTGTCTGGCGCTGGGGTTTCAGCAGGTGGCCATCAAGATGGTCGCGATGGATATCTCGCCGCTGGCACAGATTGCGCTGCGATCGTCTCTCGCGGCGTTATTGGTGGTGGCGCTGGCATGTCGGCAAGGCATTCGATTGGCCGATATTCGCGCCCACCTGGGACCAGGCATGCTGGTGGGGCTGGGATTTACCGCGGAATTCGTGTTCGTGGCATGGGGGCTGAACTACACGCTGGCATCGCATATGTCGGTGTTCCTCTACACGGCCCCGGTGTTTGCGGCCCTGGGGTTGCATCTGCTGGTGCCGGGGGAGCAATTGACGAGGCGCCAGTGGACGGGCGTCGGGCTGGCCTTCGGCGGGATGGTGCTCGCCATGGCGCCTGCCACCGATATCGAGAATGCCGCTGACATCCTGCGGGGCGATATCCTGGGGTTGCTGGCCGGCCTCTCCTGGGCCGCGACCACGCTGGTGATACGACGCTCTTCCCTGTCCGAAGCGCCACCGGTCCAGACGCTGTGTTACCAACTCGCCATCGCCGGGCTCCTGTTGCTGCCCGCGACCGCGCTGCTTGGCGATCTCGGCCGCCTCCAGGCGACCGGTGCCGTGGTGGCCAGCCTGGCCTTCCAGACGCTGGTGATCTCCCTGGCCGCGCTACTGCTCTGGTTTGCGTTGCTGAGGCGCTATTTCGCCTCGCAACTGGGGAGCTTCTCGTTCCTGTCACCCGTGTTCGGCGTGCTGTTCGGCGCGCTGCTGCTCGGCGAACCTTTGACGATCAATTTCCTCGTGGGCGGTCTCGCCTTGCTGATCGGTCTGCTGGTCGTGACGCGTTAG
- a CDS encoding AlkA N-terminal domain-containing protein: MLDPAQCRQARLARDARFDGRFFVGVTTTGIYCRPVCPATPPRERNVRYFDSALAAAEAGFRPCLRCRPDSAPDSPAWRGTHTTLERALRLIDEGALQEGTLTALCDRLGIGERYLRRLFQQRIGVSPKAYAQHRQCLFAKQLLHQTTLPVTDIAYASGFHSLRRFNDAFRTRIGLAPRDLRRRTGEPAEGLTLQLAYRPPYAWEPLRDFHASRAIEGLEWVGERHYGRCIRWGEALGQYTAEHLPDRHAFRVRLELDDLHALAPVVRRIRRVLDLDADTVTIEAHLSHALPGLALTEGLRLPGVWSPFEAGVRAILGQQVAIGAARRLVTRLVAALGEPAGEDRCHFPTPATVAGSDLAFLAMPNTRRETLRRFASWYADGDASDDPAAWTTLKGIGPWTANYAALRGTGHPDIWLAGDAGVRRALPRLDGADPASASPWRSYLTLQLWSQELQPQAPRSQADD; encoded by the coding sequence ATGCTGGACCCCGCCCAGTGCCGCCAGGCCCGCCTGGCCCGGGATGCCCGCTTCGACGGCCGTTTCTTCGTCGGGGTGACCACCACCGGCATCTACTGCCGACCGGTCTGCCCGGCGACGCCCCCCCGTGAGCGCAATGTGCGCTACTTCGACAGCGCCCTGGCCGCGGCGGAGGCCGGCTTTCGCCCCTGCCTGCGCTGCCGCCCGGACAGCGCCCCGGACTCGCCGGCCTGGCGCGGCACCCACACGACGCTGGAACGTGCCCTGCGGCTGATCGACGAGGGCGCCCTGCAGGAGGGAACGCTGACGGCACTCTGCGACCGCCTGGGCATCGGCGAGCGCTACCTGCGCCGGCTCTTCCAGCAGCGCATCGGCGTCTCGCCCAAGGCCTATGCCCAGCATCGCCAGTGCCTGTTCGCCAAGCAGCTGCTCCACCAGACCACCCTGCCGGTCACCGACATCGCCTATGCCAGCGGCTTCCATAGCCTGCGCCGCTTCAACGACGCCTTTCGCACCCGCATCGGCCTGGCGCCCCGCGACCTGCGCCGTCGCACCGGCGAACCCGCCGAGGGCCTGACGCTCCAGCTGGCCTATCGCCCGCCCTACGCCTGGGAGCCGCTGCGCGACTTCCATGCCAGCCGCGCCATCGAGGGCCTGGAGTGGGTCGGCGAGCGGCACTACGGCCGCTGCATCCGCTGGGGCGAGGCGCTGGGCCAGTACACCGCCGAGCACCTCCCCGACCGCCATGCTTTCCGGGTCCGCCTCGAGCTCGACGACTTGCATGCCCTGGCCCCGGTGGTGCGGCGCATCCGACGGGTGCTCGACCTGGACGCCGACACCGTCACCATCGAGGCCCACCTGAGCCATGCCCTGCCCGGCCTCGCGCTGACCGAGGGACTGCGCCTGCCCGGCGTCTGGTCACCGTTCGAGGCCGGCGTGCGGGCCATCCTCGGCCAGCAGGTCGCGATCGGCGCCGCCCGCCGGCTGGTCACCCGCCTGGTGGCGGCACTCGGCGAGCCCGCGGGGGAGGATCGTTGCCACTTCCCCACGCCCGCCACCGTCGCCGGCAGCGACCTGGCCTTTCTCGCCATGCCGAACACACGCCGCGAGACCCTGCGCCGCTTCGCAAGCTGGTACGCTGACGGCGACGCGAGCGACGACCCGGCCGCCTGGACGACGCTCAAGGGCATTGGGCCCTGGACGGCGAACTACGCGGCCCTGCGTGGCACCGGCCACCCCGATATCTGGCTGGCCGGCGATGCCGGCGTGCGCCGGGCACTGCCCCGGCTCGACGGCGCCGACCCGGCGAGTGCCTCGCCCTGGCGCAGCTACCTGACCCTGCAGCTCTGGTCTCAAGAACTCCAACCGCAAGCACCAAGGAGCCAAGCCGATGACTGA
- a CDS encoding LysR substrate-binding domain-containing protein, with protein sequence MKIERLPLNALRAFAEAARTESFKSAASHLGVTPGAVSRQIKQLEARLGISLFARHANGVHLNEAGRQLARDIDSGLERIAAGVMAAQERARRAPMLTLSAPPSFMQLWLLPRLADFDARVGGIDISLDASQSLTIPAWQGDGARLAIRYGRGPWPEVKSHRLFGDELFPVCAPSLLEREDRPMEPADLANHTLLEVAWESRQGIAFPGWQAWLDAAGVGDRVTPPQRRYSLFGLAMDQAIAGRGIMLANHPVAMDRLESGVLVRPFGGRHVLPSPMTYDLLVPPAGEAPPAVAGFIDWLLNEAAAFDRDTIGKAARS encoded by the coding sequence ATGAAGATCGAGCGCCTCCCCCTGAATGCGCTACGGGCGTTTGCCGAGGCGGCGCGTACCGAGAGTTTCAAGAGCGCCGCCAGCCACTTGGGCGTCACCCCCGGCGCGGTAAGCCGTCAGATCAAGCAGCTCGAAGCGCGGCTGGGAATTTCGCTCTTCGCTCGACACGCCAATGGCGTGCACTTGAACGAGGCCGGACGACAGCTGGCCAGGGACATCGATAGCGGCCTCGAGCGCATTGCCGCCGGCGTCATGGCCGCACAAGAGCGTGCGCGGCGTGCCCCCATGCTGACGCTCAGCGCCCCGCCGTCCTTCATGCAGCTGTGGCTACTGCCCCGCCTGGCGGATTTCGACGCCAGGGTGGGCGGTATCGACATCTCCCTGGATGCCAGCCAGTCGTTGACGATACCCGCCTGGCAGGGCGATGGCGCTCGCCTGGCGATTCGCTACGGCCGTGGCCCCTGGCCGGAGGTGAAGAGTCACCGCCTGTTCGGCGACGAGCTGTTTCCCGTCTGCGCCCCGTCACTGCTGGAGCGGGAAGATCGCCCCATGGAACCCGCCGATCTGGCCAATCACACCCTGCTGGAAGTCGCCTGGGAATCACGTCAGGGCATCGCCTTTCCCGGCTGGCAGGCGTGGCTCGATGCCGCGGGCGTCGGCGACAGGGTGACCCCACCGCAACGCCGCTACTCGTTGTTCGGCCTGGCCATGGATCAGGCCATCGCCGGACGGGGCATCATGCTGGCCAATCACCCGGTCGCCATGGATCGGCTGGAAAGCGGGGTGCTCGTTCGCCCCTTCGGCGGGCGCCATGTCCTGCCCTCCCCCATGACCTACGACCTGCTGGTGCCCCCGGCCGGGGAGGCACCGCCTGCGGTCGCAGGTTTCATCGACTGGCTGCTGAACGAGGCCGCCGCGTTCGACCGAGACACGATCGGCAAGGCCGCACGCTCGTAG
- a CDS encoding HPP family protein, whose translation MLHKMKGGGTLPARPDTLQILTGLIGGISGIGLVAWLTRLTEVPLLMAPFGATCVLLFAAPGAPLAQPRNVVGGHLVSALVGLVVMQVLGAGPLAMAVGVGVAIAAMQALRVVHPPAGANPLVVMMSGAVGYDFLLMPVLAGSASLVLVALLINNLGTERRWPTYWL comes from the coding sequence ATGCTCCACAAGATGAAGGGCGGCGGCACCCTGCCGGCGCGCCCCGATACCCTCCAGATCCTCACCGGCCTGATCGGCGGCATCAGCGGCATCGGCCTGGTGGCCTGGCTGACCCGGCTCACCGAGGTGCCGCTGCTGATGGCGCCCTTCGGCGCCACCTGCGTGCTGCTGTTTGCCGCCCCGGGCGCGCCGCTGGCCCAGCCCCGCAACGTGGTCGGCGGCCACCTGGTCTCGGCACTGGTCGGCCTGGTCGTCATGCAAGTGCTGGGCGCCGGACCGCTGGCCATGGCGGTCGGCGTCGGCGTGGCCATCGCCGCCATGCAGGCGCTGCGGGTAGTGCACCCCCCGGCGGGCGCCAACCCGCTGGTGGTGATGATGTCCGGCGCCGTCGGCTATGACTTCCTGCTGATGCCGGTGCTGGCGGGCTCGGCGAGCCTGGTGCTGGTGGCGCTGCTGATCAACAACCTGGGAACCGAGCGACGCTGGCCGACGTATTGGCTCTAA
- a CDS encoding methylated-DNA--[protein]-cysteine S-methyltransferase has translation MTDNALDYYQPPETDALGLIRLRATTAGLTEVAFVMEADAPARPNALTERARAQLAEYFAGTRQAFDLPLTPEGTDFQCRVWQALETIPFGETRCYAEIAEQLRCKGGQRAVGAANGKNPLAIVVPCHRVIGSDGRLTGYAGGIGRKQWLLAHEAGEVPFALG, from the coding sequence ATGACTGACAACGCCCTGGACTACTACCAGCCGCCGGAGACCGACGCCCTTGGCCTGATCCGCCTGCGAGCCACGACCGCCGGCCTCACCGAGGTCGCCTTCGTCATGGAAGCCGACGCGCCGGCCCGTCCCAACGCACTCACCGAGCGCGCCCGCGCCCAGCTCGCCGAATACTTCGCCGGCACGCGCCAGGCCTTCGACCTGCCGCTGACGCCCGAGGGCACCGACTTCCAGTGCCGCGTCTGGCAGGCGCTCGAAACCATCCCCTTCGGCGAGACCCGCTGCTACGCCGAGATCGCCGAACAGCTGCGTTGCAAGGGCGGCCAGCGTGCGGTGGGCGCGGCCAACGGCAAGAACCCGCTGGCCATCGTGGTGCCCTGCCACCGGGTGATCGGCAGCGACGGCCGCCTCACCGGCTATGCCGGCGGCATCGGCCGCAAGCAGTGGCTGCTGGCCCACGAGGCCGGCGAGGTGCCCTTCGCGCTGGGCTGA
- the antA gene encoding anthranilate 1,2-dioxygenase large subunit, which yields MTALRSIPEWQQFVENCLDFRPDDGVYQMAREMFTDEALFDLEMELIFEKQWIFACHESQIPNNNDFITMQAGRQPMIIARDAKGQLRALANTCQHRGATLVRTECGNQSTYTCPFHAWCYKSDGRLVKVKAPSEYPADFDKASRGLKQARIASYRGFVFISLDAEGTESLEDFLGDTRLFFDMMVEQAEDGELEVLPGKSTYTFNGNWKLQNENGLDGYHVSTVHYNYVSTVQHRRELEAQKSGGGDTLDYSKLGAGDKDTDDGWFSFANGHSLLFSDMPNPQVRPGYASVMPRMLEQHPQERAEWTMHRLRNLNIYPSLFFMDQISSQLRIVRPVAWNKTEVISLCLGVKGESDADRENRIRQFEDFFNVSGMGTPDDLVEFREQQRGFQARASRWSDISRGHQDWQYGETHNSRVLGIKPVITGTEFTHEGLYVNQHGTWQRLLLEGLEKKALKLQEV from the coding sequence ATGACCGCACTACGCTCTATCCCCGAGTGGCAGCAATTCGTCGAGAACTGTCTCGATTTCCGCCCCGATGACGGCGTCTACCAGATGGCCCGGGAAATGTTCACCGACGAGGCGCTGTTCGATCTCGAGATGGAACTGATCTTCGAGAAGCAGTGGATCTTCGCCTGCCACGAGAGCCAGATTCCGAACAACAACGACTTCATTACCATGCAGGCCGGTCGCCAGCCGATGATCATCGCCCGCGACGCCAAGGGGCAGCTGCGGGCCCTGGCCAATACCTGCCAGCACCGCGGCGCGACCCTGGTGCGCACCGAGTGCGGCAACCAGTCCACCTACACCTGCCCCTTCCACGCCTGGTGCTACAAGTCCGACGGCCGCCTGGTCAAGGTCAAGGCGCCGAGCGAGTATCCGGCGGACTTCGACAAGGCGAGCCGCGGCCTCAAGCAGGCCCGTATCGCCAGCTACCGGGGCTTCGTCTTCATCAGCCTCGACGCCGAGGGCACCGAGAGCCTCGAGGACTTCCTCGGCGATACCCGCTTGTTCTTCGACATGATGGTCGAGCAGGCCGAGGACGGTGAGCTGGAGGTGCTGCCGGGCAAGTCCACCTACACCTTCAACGGCAACTGGAAGCTGCAGAACGAGAACGGCCTCGACGGTTATCACGTCAGCACCGTGCACTACAACTACGTCTCCACCGTGCAGCACCGCCGCGAACTCGAGGCGCAGAAGAGCGGCGGCGGGGACACCCTCGACTACAGCAAGCTGGGCGCCGGCGACAAGGACACCGACGACGGCTGGTTCTCCTTCGCCAACGGCCACAGCCTGCTGTTCAGCGACATGCCCAACCCCCAGGTGCGTCCCGGCTACGCCAGCGTGATGCCGCGCATGCTCGAGCAGCATCCCCAGGAGCGCGCCGAGTGGACCATGCACCGCCTGCGCAACCTGAACATCTACCCGAGCCTGTTCTTCATGGACCAGATCAGCTCGCAGCTGCGCATCGTGCGTCCGGTGGCCTGGAACAAGACCGAGGTCATCAGCCTGTGCCTGGGCGTGAAGGGCGAGTCCGACGCCGACCGCGAGAACCGCATCCGCCAGTTCGAGGACTTCTTCAACGTCTCCGGCATGGGCACCCCCGACGACCTGGTGGAGTTTCGCGAGCAGCAGCGCGGCTTCCAGGCGCGTGCCTCCCGCTGGAGCGACATCTCCCGGGGTCACCAGGACTGGCAGTACGGCGAGACCCACAACAGCCGGGTGCTCGGCATCAAGCCGGTGATCACCGGCACCGAGTTCACCCACGAGGGCCTCTACGTCAACCAGCACGGGACCTGGCAGCGGCTGCTGCTCGAGGGCCTCGAGAAGAAAGCACTCAAGCTCCAGGAGGTGTAA
- a CDS encoding aldo/keto reductase: MQRRILGKDLSVSAIGLGCMGMSEFYGPRDDRESRRVLARAVDLGVDFFDTADMYGSHHNEALIGDFLSNTSSRVKIATKFGIVRNPGEYRRSLDNSATYAREACEASLRRLGVEQIDLYYVHRLDPERPIEETIDGLARLVDAGKIARLGLCEVSAETLRRAHAVHPITAVQTEYSLWTREVEDEVLPTCRELGIGFVPYSPLGRGFLTGRFQDKAAFGDGDFRPHLPRFTDEAMAANRRIAEAIADMAAQKDCTSAQLSLAWLLSKGPDIVPIPGTKQQRYLEENAAAASIPLTAEERQRLEAITARLPVTGERYTAEGMKGVNA; the protein is encoded by the coding sequence GTGCAGAGGCGCATACTCGGAAAAGACTTGTCGGTCTCGGCCATCGGCCTGGGCTGCATGGGCATGAGCGAATTCTACGGCCCGCGCGACGACAGGGAATCCCGGCGTGTATTGGCCAGGGCGGTCGATCTCGGGGTGGATTTCTTCGACACCGCCGACATGTATGGCTCACACCATAATGAAGCCCTGATCGGTGATTTCCTGTCGAATACCTCGTCCAGAGTGAAGATCGCGACCAAGTTCGGCATCGTGCGAAATCCCGGAGAGTACCGGCGCAGCCTGGACAACAGTGCGACCTATGCCCGCGAGGCCTGTGAGGCCTCACTGCGTCGGCTCGGAGTAGAGCAGATCGATCTCTACTATGTCCATCGCCTCGACCCCGAGCGGCCGATCGAGGAGACCATCGACGGGCTGGCGCGACTCGTCGACGCCGGGAAGATCGCCCGCCTCGGCCTGTGCGAGGTCAGCGCCGAGACGCTGCGGCGGGCCCACGCCGTGCATCCGATCACCGCCGTCCAGACCGAATACTCGCTATGGACGCGAGAGGTGGAAGACGAGGTGCTGCCCACCTGCCGAGAGCTCGGCATCGGCTTCGTACCCTACTCACCCCTGGGCCGCGGTTTCCTGACCGGGCGCTTCCAGGACAAGGCGGCGTTCGGCGATGGCGATTTTCGACCCCACCTGCCCCGTTTCACGGACGAGGCGATGGCGGCCAACCGTCGGATCGCCGAGGCGATCGCGGACATGGCGGCGCAGAAAGACTGCACCTCGGCCCAGCTGTCCCTGGCCTGGCTGCTCTCCAAGGGACCCGATATCGTGCCGATTCCAGGCACCAAGCAACAGCGCTATCTCGAGGAGAATGCCGCGGCGGCCAGCATCCCCCTGACAGCGGAGGAGCGACAGCGGCTGGAAGCGATCACCGCCCGTCTTCCGGTGACCGGCGAGCGCTATACCGCGGAAGGCATGAAGGGAGTGAACGCATGA